The region ACACCACACTTAGGACATATTTCAGCTTTTACGTTGATTAATGAACCACATTCAGAGCAATACTTTTCACTTATACTTTTCATTCTTTGATAATGTTTTATTAGTTTCTAACTAAAATATTTTATATACAATTTTATATAACGCCAAATTTATGAAATAAAGTGTTTAATAATGAAATGATTTTAACAATGTATTTAATTAAAGTATATACCAATTTCTCTTTGACTATTTAGTGTTATTGTGACACTAATTAAAATGCTTGTACTTATTTAAGCTTAAGAATAATTTATTAACTTTATGAAATATAGATGCTTAATAATGTCCAGATGCTTTTATGAGAGTTTTTTTAGACATAGAAGGTGTAATGGTTCACAGTAATCCCAACAAGAGAGTTGAGATGGCTGAGGATGGCTTTTATGCTTTTTTAGACGAAGCAGTAGACGTTTTTAACACTATACCTGTTGAGGAAATCATTCTTTCGACTTCTCATAAGAATAGATTTACTTTAGAGCAGTGGAATGAATTACTCAAAGATAGAGGGTAGCAGTTTGATAAAGTATCAAGAATTGACAGTGAATCCCTTACAAGATCTAGACGAGAAGAAATAATGTGGTGGATAGTAAAGAGGAATTATGATACGAATGAAATAATTATTTTGGATGATGATAAGACTCTAAATGGTTTGGCTCTTTTTCTCAAGGAAAGAGTAGTTCTAACTAGCTCTTTTAGGGGTTTATGTAATAGTGATATTCCTTCTATTTCATCCATTATTAATAAGACTACTACATATCAAATTCTGAATATGACTAATAATGTGACTGAGGATACGGTTGATTATAAGTAATAGCAGATTTGTTTACTAATACTTCTGTGAGGCTTATTTTTAATACAAGTATAAAGCCTTAATAGAATAACAAGGTTTGTTGTAAGTTTGACTATTAAAACTAAACAGAGTAGATAAATAGGATTGCGATGACTAATAATGAGTATTGGACAGAATTTAGTACACTAATTAACGGACAGTTTAACGAGGCTGCTTATTGGTATTCTGCAAAAGCTATATATACATATAAGGGCTTTAGTATTGTATTTGACGAGTATCGTGGAGTAACCAGAGTCTACTGTAGATTTGCTTATGCTTATCCAATTGAATTAAGGATAGATAGAGCAGGCTTTCTCAATAAGATAGTCAATGTGTTTAGTGCAAATTAATCAAAACAAACGATAAAAAGTTTGATCAGCGGTATGTACTGCATTCTTCTAATCGCGATATAGGAAGCATCCTAAACACCATTGTTCGCAAGTTATATATTGATCTAAATATAGAAGGACTATTTATAAGTCAAAATAAAGGAATATGGGAAGAAGAAATCTTATTTGATGGTCATTATGAGCTAGCTCTTTACATTAATGAAGCAGGGGTAGATTATAACTATCTTATGCAGATTAAGGGGCTGTTTGAGCTTTTAGTAGATCACTTGTCTAGTAAATATAAAGTTGACCCTGTTGATTTTGTAGATGTTTAAGCAAGGTGATAGAGATAAATATAGGATAAAGTAATATAAAAAACAAGATTAATCAGTCTCGTTTTTTTATAGTCAGGTTTTAGAATAACTCTTATTCACTCCATTCTTCTTTAGTTAAGAAAGAGTAGCGTAGTATATAGATATAACTAGCATAGCTAATCCATTTTAATAATATCACTACTGTTAGTTTTGGAGAGTTATCGAATATACCTTCTAGCATAAGTACGAAATCACTTTTTGGGGCTTGATCCATAAAGAAATTACGATTGATGGTAATTAAATCAGATAAATCAAAAACAACTAATGATAATATTGCTATTGATAGAGAAACAAACCATATCTTTTTAAAATTGATTATACTAATAACGTAAATGACAAGTGTTGTTATGACTTCTCCAGCATTCGGACCTATGTAAGAATTGTTTTGTTTATAACCAAAATATAAGATAATTAAGACTAAACCGATAAGTACATGAGCTACTTTATGGGTATAGAATTTATTAATAGAGAAAATCTTATATTTTTGATTTAGTAGCAATAGACCATAAAATAATAGATTGACTATAGGTATATATAGTAGGATTCCAAAAAGACCAAAAAAACTATCCTCTCTAATGGTTTTATTTCGAAGTATTTGACTAATAATAATAATGAAAACCAGAGGTGTTAAGTATGTTATGAATAACTGTATGTACTCATAAAAGGTATGAATGAAATAATAGTATGAAAGACTTCCCAACATATATTCAAATACATTGTAAAATATTGTAAATATTAAGGCTAGATACAAAAGAGGAAAGGCTAGAATAAAGTTGTCAGATATTTTGTTTAACGTATTTTCGTTTATTTTAACTAAAGACCCATGTTGTTGATAGTTAGTAAGTAATAGATAGTAAATATAGAATAAACTACCAAGATAGATAGATATTAAAAGACCATAGACTACGTGTATTATAAATTCTAAACCAGCTTTTTCAATGATAAGATCTAAAATGTCATTATTGATTACAATAGTTCTAAATGCAAATAAGAAAATGATGTTTATCAGGATAGACTCTATGAATATGCTCCTTTTGATTTTAGTATTTGTATTGAGGTAAAAATATGAGGTAATTAAAGCTGTTGTAAGCAAAACACCTATTTTTAGAAACATAATCGCTAGTGAGTCATTAGCATCAACAGTGTCAAATTGAAATTGTTCAAAAATAAAATCAATAAAAAAACTAGTATGAACTAAGTAAAAAAGAGTATTCAATATAAATGTAACAATAGCTTTTGTCCATTGTTTGTTTACAATAAAATACCAACTAGTTAGTAAACTAAATATTGTTATATATCTAATACGGATAATAGTAATATCTATTATCACATCATACTGAATTAATAATTCGGTAAAGAAGAATAACAATAATAGCATCCAACATTTTTTAAAGGCTAATGCTGATTGCGTTGTGAATACACTTAGTATATTATTTAGCATAGTATTTTTTTTGTAAAAATATCAAATAATAACAACTATTTTAACTTTTGTTAACTATTTTTACCTTAAAATGTATGACAATGAAATCCCTTAAGCTAGTTTGTGTTATGTTATGGCAGTACTTGGAAGTTTAGCATCGTGTTCTTCTGTAATTAAGAGTTCACGAGTGACTGCCTTACAAGAGAATTACTGTGCACCGAATATTGCTTACCAAGATAATACGACAGCCGAGCAAAGGAGTTTTAAAGACACACTAGTCGCTGAAAAACTCTCTCAGCACGATTATAACCTTGCTACACACCTTGGATTAGTTCCTCAGATGGCTAAGTTTCTAAACAGTACAGATCCCATAGAGAAAATAGAAGCAAAGCAACAGATCATAATCAGTACACAGCTTTTCCAGACAGAGATAGATGCTTTGGCAGCAGAGTTAGATTGTAATGGCGAGCGATATGATCAGTTGGCTCGTGTGCTAGACTCAAAGAATAATACTAGTAACACGCAGTTGACTGTAGCGTCTATCGCCATAGGTGCAGCTGTAACCTTATCTACTGCTTTAATCACCAATGACAATACAAATAAAGGGCTAAATATAGCAGGAGGGGTAGTAGGTACAGGATTGGGATTCTTACTGTTGAACCCAAAAGGGAAGAAGATTGAATTGAGGACATATCGCAGTTTGCTGAGAAACGTATGGAGGGAGAATAATGACGATATCGCATTTCCACCAGCCTTATGGAGAGTGATGAATGATAAATCGTTTAGTAACGAAGGGAAGTTATCACTGGTACAGACTTTAAAGAATAGATGGCTGTTATTTGCTTTTGACAAGGAAGTAGATAAGAAAGAGGAGGAGTTGTATTTTGGTAGAGGAGGTTTATTCAAGTCTGATGATATTCACTTAATGTCTGATATGAATAATGAACTCCAAGCGAGTGTACGTACTGTACAACAAGATTTGAGAAGTCTGATATACTCGGTGAGCATGTGGAAGTAATAGTCTTACTCAGTTATCGCCTAAGTGATCATTGCTCCTGACACTAGAGGTAAGTTGTTTGGTTCTATATCTGATGACTTGTTTTATTGTGCAAATGGCGAGAATCAACACACTTCACAAATATTGCACATTTTAGTTTAATTGTTAAAATCTGCTAATCTTGTTGAGGTTTTTGAAAAAGATAAAAGGTTATGAAAAAGTTATTATTAGTTATTTCTTGTGTGCTTGCTACTGTTCAACTACATGCACAAGAGTCTGTTGCTT is a window of Myroides oncorhynchi DNA encoding:
- a CDS encoding HAD domain-containing protein translates to MRVFLDIEGVMVHSNPNKRVEMAEDGFYAFLDEAVDVFNTIPVEEIILSTSHKNRFTLEQWNELLKDRG